The Acidiferrobacter thiooxydans sequence CCGCAGATTCGAGGCGATGGTGATCTCCTCCACCGGATGGACGATCTCGCCGCCTTCCACCCAGAAACCGGCCGCTCCGCGTGAATAATCCCCGGTGACACCGTTGATCCCAAATCCTATGAGCTCGGTCACAAACAGCCCCCGTCCCATCTGGCGCAAGAGGCCCGCCAGATCCTCGGGACCGGAGGCCACCGTGAGGTTATGCACGCCACCAGCATTGGCGGTCGTGACAAGACCCAGCTTGCGCGCCGAATAACTGTCGAGACAGTAACGGCGCAACACACCGTCGGTCACGAGATCGCGATAGCGGGTCTCCACGCCCTCGCCATCGAAGGGCGCGCTGCCCATCGCCTTCTTGCGGTGCGGTTCCTCATACAAGTGGACCCAGGCCGGGAACAAGGCGGTGCCGACGCTATCGAGAAGAAATGACGAGCGCCGGTAAAGGCTTGGGCCGCTGATCGCCGACACCAGGTGCGACACCAGGCTGCGCGCCACCTGCGCCTCGTAGAGGACCGGGACCTGACAGGTCTTGATCTGGCGGGCGCCGAGCCGGCGCACCGTGCGCCGTGCCGCCCCGCGCCCGACCTCCTCGGCCGCCGGCAGGTCGCGGGGATCACGCACCATGGCATAGTCGTAATCGCGCTGCATCGAGCCGTTGCCATCCTCGCCCAAGACCGCGCAACTGATCCCGTGGCGGCTCGCGCGCACGGTCCCAAGAAAACCATGGCTGGTCGCATAGACATCCGTCCCGTCATGGGTGGTGACGCTCGCGCCCTCGGAATTGCGGATGCGGGGATCGGCGGCAAACGCCGCATCCTCGCCGCGTCGGGCAATCTCGATTGCCTCTTCCATCGACAGCGGCCAGGGATGGTGGAGGTCGAGATCGGGGATATCGCGCGCGAGGTGCGCGGGATCGGCGAGACCGTTATAGGGATCGGCGGCCGTATGGCGAGCGATGGCGCAGGCCGCCATGACCGCCTCCGTCAAGGCTTGCGTGCGAAAATCCGCGGTGCTCGCCGATCCGCTGCGCGTCCCGAAATAGACGGTGATGGAAAGGCTCTTGTCGCGGTGGTGTTCGACGGTCTCGACCTCGCCCTTACGGACCGTCACCGAGAGCCCGGCCCCGAGCCCGGCGTTCACCTCCGCGGCGCTCGCCCCCTGGCGGCGCGCGAGATCGAGGGCCTGCGCCGCCAAGTCCTCGAGCGAAGGCGCAGTCTTGGCCGTCGTGATCATGGCGTCCGTCATTCCTCCGTCCCCCCCACCGTCATACCATCTATGCGCAGGGTCGGCTGGCCGACACCCACCGGCACACTCTGGCCGTCCTTGCCGCAGGTCCCAACACCACTATCGAGGGCCAGGTCGTTGCCGACCATGGCCACGCGCGTCAACACATCCGGACCATTGCCGATGATGGTCGCGCCGCGCACCGGCCGCCCGATACGGCCGTTCTCGATGAGATAGGCCTCGGACGCCGAGAACACGAACTTGCCGGAGGTGATGTCGACCTGGCCTCCGCCGAAGTTCACGGCATACAGGCCCTTCTTGACCGAGGCAATGATCTCCTCGGGCGGCGTCTG is a genomic window containing:
- the pmbA gene encoding metalloprotease PmbA codes for the protein MTDAMITTAKTAPSLEDLAAQALDLARRQGASAAEVNAGLGAGLSVTVRKGEVETVEHHRDKSLSITVYFGTRSGSASTADFRTQALTEAVMAACAIARHTAADPYNGLADPAHLARDIPDLDLHHPWPLSMEEAIEIARRGEDAAFAADPRIRNSEGASVTTHDGTDVYATSHGFLGTVRASRHGISCAVLGEDGNGSMQRDYDYAMVRDPRDLPAAEEVGRGAARRTVRRLGARQIKTCQVPVLYEAQVARSLVSHLVSAISGPSLYRRSSFLLDSVGTALFPAWVHLYEEPHRKKAMGSAPFDGEGVETRYRDLVTDGVLRRYCLDSYSARKLGLVTTANAGGVHNLTVASGPEDLAGLLRQMGRGLFVTELIGFGINGVTGDYSRGAAGFWVEGGEIVHPVEEITIASNLRDMYRGLVAVGRDVDTRHNVCTGSWLVERMTVAGG